One part of the Luteibacter yeojuensis genome encodes these proteins:
- a CDS encoding site-specific DNA-methyltransferase — MATKKTQMPSKGIEQITHTEAKRKNIPTVEHQSVMQQHEQAPVKVAYPRANRQWLEELCAPHGTGKTSSEFQQRLNRDLDPQLIWRGKDQQDWSDLVVNAPPLYIQEKVKPKALIDDLRRQTEAQREAAAPKQDTLDLFGDFNGLPEGADRTEFYQHEGHWQNRMILGDSLQVMASLAEREGLRGKVQCIYFDPPYGIKFNSNFQWSTTSRDVKDGNADHITREPEQVKAFRDTWRDGIHSYLTYLRDRLMVARDLLTESGSIFVQIGDENVHRVRALMDEVFGDENFCREIVISKASALSSVLLPSTNDFILWFARDKDKVKYRNALNPTDVFENPNERYLCVETDKGKVIDLSLKQKMRLDTLPEGRVLRIYPTYSQTGGPSSRFPFSFQGVSYRPPGQYGWQTTEIGLTRLAKSNRMYKVGNSVGWKAYFDGARYRPFNTVWSDLRSGGFGESRTYVVQTDTRIVQRCMLIASDPGDLVLDPTCGSGTTAYVAEQWGRRWITIDTSRVALALARARIMGARYPFYLLADSCDGQLKEAEITRSAPSSQSTYDNIAHGFVYERVPHITLKSIANNAEIDVIWDKFQAVLEPLRADLNQALGKKWQEWEIPRETDVKWSEEAKKLHADWWQQRTARQQEIDASIAAKAEFEFLYDKPYEDRKKVRVAGPFTVESLSPHRVLGVDEEDELIDHVAETQAEYGQDFASLILANLRTAGVQQAHKADKIEFTSLEPWPGDLICAEGRYLENEQVKRAGILVGPEFGTVTRADLVDAAREAGDANFDVLIACAFNYDAPASEFSKLGRIHVLKARMNADLHMAEDLKNTGKGNLFVIFGEPDVDVLDTQGRSIRRYDGKRDVIDVPADGQLVVKINGVDVFHPSTGEVRSDDAEGIACWFLDTDYNEESFFVRHAYFLGANDPYKALKTTLKAEVDPDAWSTLNSDTSRPFPKPSNGRFAVKVINHLGDEVMKVFKVQ; from the coding sequence ATGGCAACGAAGAAAACACAGATGCCCAGCAAGGGTATCGAACAGATCACGCATACCGAGGCCAAACGCAAGAACATCCCGACCGTGGAACACCAGTCGGTGATGCAGCAGCATGAGCAGGCGCCGGTGAAGGTGGCCTACCCGCGCGCCAACCGGCAATGGCTGGAGGAACTATGCGCTCCGCACGGCACGGGCAAGACGTCCTCGGAATTCCAGCAGCGGCTCAATCGCGACCTGGATCCGCAACTCATCTGGCGCGGCAAGGACCAGCAGGACTGGTCCGACCTCGTGGTCAATGCGCCACCGCTATACATCCAGGAGAAGGTCAAACCCAAGGCGCTGATCGACGATCTGCGACGCCAGACTGAAGCCCAGCGCGAGGCCGCAGCGCCGAAACAGGACACACTGGACCTGTTCGGCGACTTCAACGGCCTGCCCGAAGGTGCGGATCGTACCGAGTTCTACCAGCACGAAGGCCACTGGCAGAACCGCATGATCCTGGGCGACAGCTTGCAAGTGATGGCCTCTCTGGCTGAGCGCGAGGGGCTGCGCGGCAAGGTGCAGTGCATCTATTTCGATCCGCCCTACGGCATCAAATTCAACAGCAACTTCCAATGGTCAACCACCAGCCGCGACGTGAAGGACGGCAACGCCGACCACATCACTCGCGAGCCGGAGCAGGTGAAGGCCTTCCGCGATACCTGGCGCGACGGAATTCATTCGTATCTGACGTATTTGCGCGATCGGTTGATGGTGGCGCGGGACTTGTTGACGGAGTCCGGGTCGATCTTTGTGCAGATTGGCGATGAGAATGTCCATCGCGTCCGCGCGTTGATGGATGAAGTTTTTGGAGACGAGAATTTCTGTCGAGAGATTGTAATTTCAAAGGCAAGCGCCTTGTCATCAGTGCTTCTGCCGTCGACAAACGACTTCATACTCTGGTTTGCGAGAGATAAGGATAAAGTTAAGTACCGCAATGCTTTGAATCCCACGGATGTCTTTGAGAATCCAAACGAACGATACCTTTGTGTAGAGACAGATAAAGGTAAAGTAATAGATCTATCTCTCAAGCAGAAGATGCGGCTTGACACGTTGCCTGAGGGGCGGGTGCTTCGCATCTATCCCACTTATTCCCAAACAGGTGGTCCATCAAGTAGGTTTCCTTTCTCATTTCAAGGCGTGTCGTACAGACCTCCTGGTCAGTATGGATGGCAGACCACGGAGATCGGCCTTACTCGACTCGCAAAATCTAACCGAATGTACAAGGTCGGCAACTCTGTTGGTTGGAAAGCATATTTTGATGGAGCGAGATATAGGCCATTTAATACGGTTTGGTCCGATCTTCGATCTGGTGGATTTGGCGAAAGTAGAACGTACGTTGTCCAAACCGATACGCGGATTGTGCAGCGATGCATGCTGATCGCTTCCGACCCGGGCGATCTAGTGCTCGATCCAACCTGCGGCTCCGGCACCACCGCTTATGTCGCCGAACAATGGGGCCGCCGCTGGATCACTATCGACACCAGCCGCGTCGCGCTGGCGCTGGCCCGCGCCCGCATCATGGGCGCGCGCTACCCGTTCTACCTGCTGGCCGACTCCTGCGACGGCCAGTTGAAGGAAGCCGAAATCACCCGCAGCGCGCCGTCCAGCCAATCCACTTACGACAACATCGCTCACGGCTTCGTTTATGAGCGCGTGCCGCATATCACCCTCAAATCCATCGCCAACAATGCCGAGATCGACGTTATCTGGGACAAGTTCCAGGCCGTACTTGAGCCGCTGCGCGCAGATTTGAACCAGGCGCTCGGCAAGAAGTGGCAGGAATGGGAAATTCCGCGCGAAACCGATGTCAAGTGGAGCGAGGAAGCCAAGAAGCTCCACGCCGACTGGTGGCAGCAGCGTACCGCCCGCCAGCAGGAAATCGACGCGTCCATCGCCGCTAAGGCCGAGTTCGAGTTCCTCTATGACAAGCCCTACGAGGACAGGAAGAAGGTGCGCGTGGCCGGCCCCTTCACCGTGGAATCCCTCAGCCCGCACCGCGTGCTGGGCGTGGACGAGGAAGATGAGCTGATCGACCACGTGGCCGAAACCCAGGCCGAATATGGCCAAGACTTTGCCAGCCTGATCCTGGCCAACCTGCGCACCGCCGGTGTGCAGCAGGCGCATAAGGCCGACAAGATCGAATTCACCTCACTGGAACCGTGGCCGGGTGACTTGATCTGCGCCGAAGGCCGCTATCTGGAAAACGAACAGGTGAAACGAGCAGGTATTCTGGTCGGCCCTGAGTTCGGTACAGTCACCCGAGCTGATTTGGTCGATGCCGCCCGCGAAGCCGGCGATGCCAACTTCGACGTACTCATCGCCTGCGCCTTCAACTACGACGCGCCGGCCAGCGAATTCAGCAAACTCGGCCGCATCCACGTGCTCAAGGCTCGCATGAACGCTGACCTGCACATGGCCGAAGACCTGAAGAACACCGGCAAGGGCAACCTGTTCGTGATCTTCGGTGAGCCGGATGTGGATGTGCTGGATACGCAAGGCCGTAGCATCCGTAGATACGATGGCAAGCGCGACGTCATCGACGTGCCTGCCGATGGGCAACTGGTGGTCAAGATCAACGGCGTGGACGTGTTCCATCCCAGCACCGGCGAAGTCCGCAGCGACGACGCAGAGGGCATAGCCTGCTGGTTCCTGGACACTGACTACAACGAGGAGTCCTTCTTCGTTCGCCATGCCTACTTCCTCGGCGCGAACGACCCGTACAAGGCGCTGAAGACAACCCTCAAAGCTGAGGTTGACCCCGACGCTTGGTCGACACTCAATTCCGATACCTCCCGCCCTTTCCCGAAACCGAGC